In the genome of Candidatus Binatus sp., the window TGATCGCTCAGGCCGCGGTGCAGGAAGACGCCGACGCGGTCGGACTCAGCGTGCTGTCGGGCGCGCACATGACGCTTTTTCCCGAGGTGATGCGGCTGCTGAAGGAGCGCGGCGCCGCCGATGTAGCGGTGTTTGGCGGCGGGATCATTCCCGACGACGACGTTGTCAAATTGAAGGAGATGGGGGTGCGGCAGATTTTTACGCCGGGCGCATCGACCGAAGACATTATCAAGTGGGTGCGCGAAAACGTCGCGCCGCGGCAATAGGTCCGGCCGATGGATTTCGATCTCACCGAAGAGCAGCGCAGTATTCGCGAGACGCTGACGGATTTTGCCGAGCGCGAGATCAAGCCGCACTCGACCAAGTGGGACAAGGAAGAGACTTTTCCGCGGCATATTATCGAGCAGTTGGGGCAGCTCGGTTTCCTCGGCGTCGCCTTTCCTGAAAAATACGGCGGCGGCGGCGCGGATACGCTCTCGCAGGTGCTGGTGGTCGAGGGCCTGTCGCGCTACGACGCATCGATCGGGCTCACTTGCGCCGCGCACATGTCACTTTCGACCGGGCATATCGCGGCGCACGCCAGCGAAGAGCATCGCCAGCATTACGTGCCGCCGATGCTGAAAGCGGAAAAAATCGGCGCGTGGTGCCTGACTGAGCCGAGTTCCGGATCGGACGCGGCGGCGATGCGCACGCGGGCAACGCGCGTCGGCGACAACTATTCGATCACCGGGTCGAAGATGTTTATCACCAACGGCAGCGTCGGCGACGTGTATGTAGTAATGGCGATCACCGACGCCGCGAAGGGACGCGACGGCGTCTCGGCGTTTATCGTCGATCGCGGGACGGCAGGATTATCGAACGGCAAGCGGATCGAAAAACTCGGACTGCGTGCATCTGACACCGCAGAGGTGATTTTCGACAACGTCACGGTGCCGGCGCGCAACCTGGTCGGCGAGATCGGCCACGGCTACGGGCAAACGCTGAAGGTGCTCGAAGCCGGGCGAATCGGGATCGCAGGATTTGCGGCGGGAATTGCGCGCGGAGCATTCGAGGAAGCGCGCTCATATGCGCTGGAGCGCGGGCAGTTCGGTAAGAAGATCGCGGAGTTCCAGGCAATCCAGTGGATGTTCGCGGACATGGCGACGCGGATCGAGGCGTCGTGGGTGTTGATTTGCCGGGCCGCGGCGCTGAAAGATGCGGGCAAGCCGTTTGCGCGCGAGGCAGCGATGGCAAAACTTTTCGCCTCGGAAACCGCGATGTGGTCCACGATCAAGGCCGTGCAGATTCACGGCGGCTACGGCTACGTCACCGATTTTCCGGTCGAGCGCTACATGCGCGACGCCAAGCTCTCGGAAATCGGCGAGGGCACCAGCGAAGTGCAGCGCATGATAATCGCGAAGTCGCTGCTCCGCGAAGGATACCTGCCCGCGTAGTTACGTTTCGAGCAAGTCGTCGTAGCTATGCTTCCAGCAGATCTTGGCGGATGATCGCGAGTTCGTCGGCCTTCGAGCCGATTACATCGCGCATGAAAGGTTCGATTCCGCCGCTCTCATCGATGATTTGAAACACTGGATCGAGTTGCTCGGCCGCCAGCAGCGCCTTGGTGAAGACGACGTTGCTTTTGAGGAAGTCGGCGACAATTCGTTCGCGGCTCACTCCCAGCAGCGAGAGCAGCATCGCAGCGCCGACGCCGGTGCGGTCGCGGCCCGCGGAGCAATGGAAGAGCAGCGGATAGACATCGCGCTCGGCGAGCAGTTTGAAGAACCGGCGCCAGTCCTCGCGGAAATGCATCACGAGCGCGAGATGCACCTTGGCGGGATCGTCGGAAATCCGCACGTAGCCCTTGCTGCTGAACCATTCGTCGCCCATCGGGATGTGTTCCCATCGGACGCCGGCGCGCGACGCGGGCTCGGGTTCGCCAAGATGCTTCACCTCGACGCGGCTCTGCAGCGTGACGAGAGTGCGAAGATGAAGCTGGCGGATTGGGCTTGCTGCCGGGACCGCGCCAAGATGCGACGATCGATACACCTTGCCGCTGCGGACGCGGCGGCCGTCGCTGCCCGGATGCCCGCCGAGGTCGCGAAAGTTCCGCGCCGAATATTCGCGCAGCAGATCGAAGTCGATTACGACCCGCTCCTGCTTGAGCAGTTTGTCCGGAGTGTCTTTCTTGCGTGCCAATCGAGTTGATTGCTGACTCTTCAGCGCCCGCTCTCCTTATACAAGGTCTTGCGATCCGGCGAAAGTATGGCGCCTCTCGGCGACCTGTTGCTTCGCGTACCGCAGTCAATTAATAGACTAGAGTCTATTTATATGGCCGAGTCCAGTATGCACACCGCGCACGGTTCTCCATCGGTCCCGATCACGCGCCGCGAGCGCAAGAAGGGACGCACCCGGGCCGATATATACGCCGCCGCGATCACGCTGTTCTTAAAGAAGGGTTTCGACGCGGTTACGATTGACGATATTTGCCGCGCGGCGGACGTCGCGCGCGCCACCTTTTTTCTGCATTTTCCCGCCAAGGAAGCGCTGCTGTTCGAATACGGCGAGCGCGCGAACGAGGAACTCGCCGCGGCGATCCTCGACTATCGAGGCGGCGCGGTGGCAACGCTCAAGATGGCGCTCAAGCTGCTCGCGGAGCGCGCCGCGCGCCATCCCGAGGTGGTGAGGATGGTGGTGCGCGAGGTGATCGCGCGGCCGCGAGTGCTGACCGAGCACGAAGAGCGCACCGCCGATCTGGTGCATCTGCTGAGCGGTGTGATTCGGCGAGGACAAGCGACTGGCGAATTTCGCAAACGCATTCATCCGACGGTTGCGGCGCTGACGATCTGCGCCGCGTGGTTCGCGCTGATTTATACGTGGACGCGGCGCGACGGCAAAATCGATATCGAGGCGGCGGTGGCCGAAACCTTGGACATCGTGCTGAACGGACTCAACGACAGGAAGACGAAACGAAGCTGAAATAAAGGGCGGCTCAAGAAATGTCGAATCGAAATGCGATCGTGATCGGCGGAAGTATGGCGGGACTGTGCGCCGCGCGCGTGCTGAGCGAGTTTTACGACCAGGTGACGGTGCTCGATCGCGACGCGTATCCGGCGGGCGCGCACGAGCGTCCCGGCGTTCCGCAGAGCCGGCATGTGCATGCGCTGTTGATGCGCGGGCGGCTCGAACTGGATCGGCTGTTTCCCGGTTTCGAAAAGATGATGCTCGAGCACGGCGCGCTCGAAATAAACTTCGGGCTCGATTTCGCCGCGCTCCGGCCCGACGGATGGTCGGAGCGGCGCCCCAATAAAATCACCACGCTGTTCGCGAGCCGGGTTCTGATCGAGGAGACCGTGCGCGGATTGCTGCGCCGAATTTCGAATGTTGAATTGATCGAACGCGTCGAGGCGGTCGGATTTGAAACCGTGCGCACCGATGCTCTCCGCGTGACTGGAATCAAGGCGAATCCGCGCGACGGTGCGAGCGCATTCACATTGAGCGGCGACTTGATCGTCGATGCGAGCGGGCGCACCACCAAATGTCCGGCGTGGATTCAGGCGCTCGGACTGCCGATGCCCGAGGAGACCGTCGTCGATTCGCACACCGGATATGCGTCGCGCTGGTACAACACGTTTCCGGAACGCCGGCCGAGCGATTGGTGGTGGAAGGGCGTCTGGATCGATCCGGTGGCCGACGGGTTTCCGCTTGCGGGAGTGCTGTTTCCGGTCGAGGGCAACCGGATGATCGTGACGATGGCCGGCGTCGGCGGCAATTATCCGCCGAGCGGCGAGGATGAATTTACCGCGGCGCTGGCAAAGCTGCGATCACCGATCATCGCGGACGAAGTTGCAATCGCGGAGCCGCTCTCGAAAGTCTATTCGAATAGGCAGATGGCGAATCGATGGCGCCATTACGACAAGTGGAGCACGCGGCTCGACGGCTTTATCGCGCTCGGCGATTCGTCGTGCGCGTTCAATCCGGTGTACGGACAGGGCATGACGTCGGGCGCGCTGTCGGCGCTGCTGCTGCGCGATTGCCTGACGAAAGTTGGCGTCGCGAATCCGGAATTGCCGCGTGAGTTCTTCAAGGCGCAGGCGCGGTTCCAGGCTGAGCCGTGGGGACTCGCGACCGGAGCAGATTTCAGGATCGCCGGCACCGAGGGTCATCGCCCGCTTATCAGCAGACTGCTCGATCCAATCATGGGCCGGATGTTCGAAGTGCAGACCGACGATCCGGAAATCGGCGAGCGCCTCGGCGAAGTGATCAACATGATGCGCCCGCCCTCGGCGCTGTTCGAGATGGCGCTGCTCGCGCGGATCGCGAAAGCGTGGGGACGTCGTCTCGTTATGGGCAAGCCGCAGATTGCCGAATCGGCGCCGATGCCGCCGCTCAACGTGATGCCGCTCGGCGCGTAGAGCGCCTTGCTGATTCAGGTCGTTCTCTTTCGTCAGATCTTCACCTTCGACATGAAAGTGTCGATCGAATTGCCGAAGGATTTTTCATCGGGGTAGCGGCCGAGATCGAGGATGAAGTAAGTCGCGCCGGCCTCCTGTTCGGCAATCAGGCGGTCGCGCGCGATCGCGAGCTTCTCTCTGTCATCGAGTCTTAGTCCGCGCCGCACGATAATTTCCGGTTCCGGTTTGCCGGATTCGCGCGCGCGCCGTTTCAAATCCTCAACTGATGCTTTAAGTTTATCGGCGGGGAGCATCGGATGCCATCCGTCGCCGTATTTCAGGACGCGCCGCGTCGCCGCCGCGCCATTGCCGCCGATCCAGAGCGGCGGACGCTTCGGACGCGGCAAAAATGCGAACGATGGAAACTGGATCAGCGGGCCGTTGAATGCGCCGGGTACGTCGGCGGAAAAGAGATGCTGGAATACGTCGAGAGTCTCGTCGCTCACGGCGCCACGCTGATGGACGTCAGCGCCGAGCGCATCGAACTCGGGCTTCATCCAGCCGACGCCAACACCGAGGATCATGCGCTCGCCGGAAAGTTCCTGGATGGTCGCGATTTGTTTCGCAGTCACCACCGCAGTGCGATAGGGCAGGACCAGCACCGAGATGCCGATACGAATGCGGTCGGTGATTCCCGCGACGTAGGCGACCGTGGCGAGCGCGTCGAGATAACGGCCGCCGCTGCCTTCGGTCTGGTCGGGCGGAATGCATAAATGATCGGAAAAAAAGATGGCGTCGAAGCCGGCTTGCTCCGCGAGGCGGGCGCAGGCGCGAATCGTGGCGGGGCTCGATTGCGGGCCCATGTTGCGAATTGCGATTCCGTATTTCATCGGGGTTCTCCGAAAAGGGCGGCTTCGGTTGCGAGACTGGCAAGCGCCGGCGCATCGAGTCAAACTATTCGCGCATCCGGAGGCGAACAGAGTGGGGCGTCCATCGGCCAAGCAGCGCAAACCCTATGACAGCGACGCGATTCTCGACGTGGCGGTGCGCGTTTTTCGCGAACGCGGCTACGACGGCAGTTCGCTTGAGAACGTCGCGCGCGCGGCGGGCATCACGAAGGCGAGCATCTACTATCACGTGCGCAGCAAGGAGGAATTGCTGGCGCGCGGAGTGGGGCGGGCGCTCGACGCGCTGTTCGCGGTGCTCGACGAGCCGCCGGCGAAAAGTGGCCGCGCCGCGGAGCGCCTGAAATACATCGTGCGGCGCACGATCGAAATCACAGTCGAGCAACTGGCGGAAGTCGCGCTGCTGCTGCGCGTGCGCGGCAATACCCGGGTCGAGCGGCGAGTGCTGGAACGGCGGCGGCAATTCGATCATCTGGTCGCCGAGATGACGGCGAAGGCGCAGCGCGAGGGGGACTTGCGCGGGGATATCGATCCGCGGCTCGCGACGCGCCTGCTGTTCGGGATGCTCAATTCAATCACGGAATGGTACCGGCCGGACGGCGCGCTGGGGGCGGCGGGAATCGCGGAGGCGGTGTTCCGGATCGCGTTCGAGGGTCTGGAATAAGCAAAGACCGGAGGCTTGGAGAGCGCGCTTGATAAATCAACCGAATAGTTGGTAGATTTAATGGAGTTCGACATTTAAGGAGATCGCGATGAGCGAACTTGAAATCCCGGCCGGCGGATTGATCGAGGCGCCGGCCGTTCCACAGCCAAATATTTTCCCGCTGGAGTGGCGCACCGAAACGCCCAAGCTCGCAGAGATTTACGAGCGCGCCAAGCGCGAAGGTTTCAACCCGTCGGACATCGAGTGGAGCGCGCTTTCGCCCGAAGCCTGGAGCGACGACGAGAAGGTCGCGATCATGTACTGGTGGGCGCTGCTGTCGAACTTCGATGCGTCGGGGCCGGCGGTGTTCGCGCGCGCGATGATCCACACGTTCGAGATGCACGAGGAAGATCCGGTCCGCAAATGCTTCTTTTCGATCACCCGCGACGAGACCAATCACGAAGAGGTCTGCGGGCGGGTCATTCAGCGGCTGGTGCCGAACGGCCCGCAGAATTTCACGGCGACCAGCGAACTGCAGCGCGTCGCGCTCAACAATATCGGCTGGCTCTATCATAACGGCGGCCGCTACTGGACCGGCTACAATCGCGCGATCGATCGCTACCCGCTGTCGGTCATTTTCACTTCATTCATGATGGGCGAAGTGGCCTCATCGACGCTGTTTCACGGGATGGCGCGCGCGACGACGCATCCGGTGTTCCGCGACATCTTCACCAAGATCGGCCGCGACGAGGCGCGTCATCTGCAGGTCTGCATCAACCTGCTCGAGAAGGAATGGCCGGGGCTGAGCGACGAGCATAAGACTTTCATCACCAAGCAGCTTCGCGCGGGATTCGTGTTTCTCTCGATGGTGCTGTGGGAGCCGCCGAACCAGTTCTGGGATCTGCCGGAATATTTTCTGCACAATCATCGGATCCTGCTGAGGATGGCGCGCGAAGCCGGGCTCGGAGTACTTACCTACGAGCAGCAGGCCGACAACTGGCGGCTCGCGATCGCGCGCGTGCGCAAGCTGGTCGAGCGCTGGGGAATCCAGTTTCCAGCGATTCCGGAACTCGATATCGAGGGCGTCGACGTCGGCGATATCAGCGCCGAGGACATCATCCCGGTGTTTTAGGGCCGGTGTTCCAGGAGATCGCTTTCGAGGAGTGAGCATCATGGGCGTGAAACTATCGATCGAAGGCGGGCTCGCGGAAATCGTGCTCGATCGCCCCGATAAGATGAACGCGCTGAATGATGCGATGATCGCGGAGCTGAACTCCTGCCTCGAGCGCGCCGAAGCGGCGGGCGTGCGCGCGATGTTGCTGCGCGGCGAGGGGCCGGCGTTTTCGGCCGGGCGCGACCTTGCCGATGCGGACGAAGGCAACGAGGACGCGGAAGCGATCATCGAGGCGCAGTTCAATCCGCTCGTGAAGCGTGTCGCGGGGTTCCCGGCGCCGACGTTCGCGAGCGTCCACGGCGCGTGCCTCGGTGCGGGGCTCGGACTCGCGCTCGCCTGCGACGTCGTTTATATCGCCGACGATGCGAAAATCGGCTCGCCGTTCGCGCGAATCGGCGCGGTGCTCGATTCTGGCGGCCATTCGTTCTTCGTGTCGCGCCTCGGAGCGCATCGCGCGCTCGAATTGATCTACATCGGCCGGCTGATCTCCGGAACTGAAGCGGCGTCGCTCGGACTGGTGAATCAAAGCATGCCCAGGGAAGCGGTGCTCGAGCACACGCGAAAGATCGCGGCGCAGGTGGCGCAAGGGCCGACCGCCGCTTTCATGCAATCGAAGCGGATCGTGCGGCGAATCGACGAGGAAGCGCTCGGCTTGCTCGCAGTGCTGAAGCTCGAAGCGCAAGCGCAAGGCGCCGCCGGACGTACCGCCGACTACAAGGAAGGGTTCGGCGCATTCAAGGCCAAGCGCACCCCGAAATTCCAAGGCAAGTAGTCAGTTCGCGGCGGCTTTGCATCGAACGGGGCTGTGGGATTGCTGCCACTCGAAGAGCCAGATTGAGGCGAGCAGAGATGCGGCGCGGGCGATCTCGCTGACGATCAGCGGCTTTTCGCGGCGGAGAAACGCGTCGTCGTATTGGCTGCGCGAGCCCGAATTGCGGGCGGCGCGATCGGCCTGGATGAACTCTTCGACGTGAGTATTGGCTTCGCGAATTTCCGCGATCGTCGGTGGCCAAACTGAATCGATCGAAATCAGTTTCGTCTCTCGGTTCGCCGCGGCGCCGAGTTCGTCGATACGATCATCAACCGCAAGCTCGACCCGCGCGTGCATTCCGCGGTCGCGGCGATAGCCATCGTAGAGAATCGTCGAATGGAGCGGTTGGCTCGCGTCGCCGACATAGTGCGCAAGGTAGCCGGCCGTTTGCAGGACCCGGGCGCAATCGCCGCGCGACCACGCGTCGCGTAGCACACTGGACAAGTCGTCGATGGTCCACGGCAGAGTGCCGGCATGCTTAATCGTCGCGGCGCCGAATTTTTTCTCCATCGCGTGCAGATCGGGCACGAGTGCGTCGAACGGATCGGAGCCGAAATACTCGATATTAATGTAGTGGCGAATCTGCTCGGCTTTGCCGTCGCGATGCTTCAAAATCGAGTCGGGCTCGACCGAAATCTGCCGCAAACGATCATCGTTAGCGAAGAAAAAATCCTTGAGCGGCGACGGCGGCAGATGCGCGATCGCGAGGTGCGTGATTTCGCGATGCGTCCGATTGTCCCACGCGAGCGCGGGCGGGGCATGACGAGCTAGAAGTGCGAGAATCGCGAGAGCAATCGCACCGGCGCGCTTCATTTTGTTTGCGATTGGGGACTCGGGTCAGGCTTTGGCGCGGCCGTCTGTCGATCGATGCGCCGGATGTGCCGGTCGGCGTTCCGGCTTGGCCGGATCGGAAACGACCGGCGCTTCGGCGATGCTCGGCGACTCGATACCGCGCGTCAGTCGGCTCGAACCTGCGAGGCGGACGACCGATTCGCGCATCAGGTCGGCGAGTTTGCGATAAGCGCCCGCGCCCTCGGTGCTGGCGACGAGTTCGCGCATCGCGGCAGAAGCAATGCGCTCGCCGATGCGCACCTCGACCGGATGCCGGCGCGGCAGCAGGCTCCCCTTGCCAAGGACCTCGTAGGTGCCGCGAATCAGGACCGGCAGCACGTCGCATCCGCTGCGCATCGCGAGAAACCCGGCGCCGCTCTTGAACGGCTGTACTTCGCCGCCGACCGAGCGAGTGCCCTCGGGGAACATCAGGACGCTGCGGCCGCCGGCGAGTTCGGCGAGCGCGTCCTCGAGCGATTCGAGTTGCGCGCGTTCGCGATCGAACGGCATCAGCGAAGTGAAATTGCTCGCGAGAAATCGCCGCGCGGGC includes:
- a CDS encoding cobalamin B12-binding domain-containing protein, with product MAEKRLRILVAKPGLDGHDRGAKIIARALRDGGFEVIYTGLHQTPEMIAQAAVQEDADAVGLSVLSGAHMTLFPEVMRLLKERGAADVAVFGGGIIPDDDVVKLKEMGVRQIFTPGASTEDIIKWVRENVAPRQ
- a CDS encoding acyl-CoA dehydrogenase family protein, giving the protein MDFDLTEEQRSIRETLTDFAEREIKPHSTKWDKEETFPRHIIEQLGQLGFLGVAFPEKYGGGGADTLSQVLVVEGLSRYDASIGLTCAAHMSLSTGHIAAHASEEHRQHYVPPMLKAEKIGAWCLTEPSSGSDAAAMRTRATRVGDNYSITGSKMFITNGSVGDVYVVMAITDAAKGRDGVSAFIVDRGTAGLSNGKRIEKLGLRASDTAEVIFDNVTVPARNLVGEIGHGYGQTLKVLEAGRIGIAGFAAGIARGAFEEARSYALERGQFGKKIAEFQAIQWMFADMATRIEASWVLICRAAALKDAGKPFAREAAMAKLFASETAMWSTIKAVQIHGGYGYVTDFPVERYMRDAKLSEIGEGTSEVQRMIIAKSLLREGYLPA
- a CDS encoding tyrosine-protein phosphatase; amino-acid sequence: MARKKDTPDKLLKQERVVIDFDLLREYSARNFRDLGGHPGSDGRRVRSGKVYRSSHLGAVPAASPIRQLHLRTLVTLQSRVEVKHLGEPEPASRAGVRWEHIPMGDEWFSSKGYVRISDDPAKVHLALVMHFREDWRRFFKLLAERDVYPLLFHCSAGRDRTGVGAAMLLSLLGVSRERIVADFLKSNVVFTKALLAAEQLDPVFQIIDESGGIEPFMRDVIGSKADELAIIRQDLLEA
- a CDS encoding TetR/AcrR family transcriptional regulator, whose amino-acid sequence is MAESSMHTAHGSPSVPITRRERKKGRTRADIYAAAITLFLKKGFDAVTIDDICRAADVARATFFLHFPAKEALLFEYGERANEELAAAILDYRGGAVATLKMALKLLAERAARHPEVVRMVVREVIARPRVLTEHEERTADLVHLLSGVIRRGQATGEFRKRIHPTVAALTICAAWFALIYTWTRRDGKIDIEAAVAETLDIVLNGLNDRKTKRS
- a CDS encoding NAD(P)/FAD-dependent oxidoreductase, producing the protein MSNRNAIVIGGSMAGLCAARVLSEFYDQVTVLDRDAYPAGAHERPGVPQSRHVHALLMRGRLELDRLFPGFEKMMLEHGALEINFGLDFAALRPDGWSERRPNKITTLFASRVLIEETVRGLLRRISNVELIERVEAVGFETVRTDALRVTGIKANPRDGASAFTLSGDLIVDASGRTTKCPAWIQALGLPMPEETVVDSHTGYASRWYNTFPERRPSDWWWKGVWIDPVADGFPLAGVLFPVEGNRMIVTMAGVGGNYPPSGEDEFTAALAKLRSPIIADEVAIAEPLSKVYSNRQMANRWRHYDKWSTRLDGFIALGDSSCAFNPVYGQGMTSGALSALLLRDCLTKVGVANPELPREFFKAQARFQAEPWGLATGADFRIAGTEGHRPLISRLLDPIMGRMFEVQTDDPEIGERLGEVINMMRPPSALFEMALLARIAKAWGRRLVMGKPQIAESAPMPPLNVMPLGA
- a CDS encoding TIGR03619 family F420-dependent LLM class oxidoreductase, which codes for MKYGIAIRNMGPQSSPATIRACARLAEQAGFDAIFFSDHLCIPPDQTEGSGGRYLDALATVAYVAGITDRIRIGISVLVLPYRTAVVTAKQIATIQELSGERMILGVGVGWMKPEFDALGADVHQRGAVSDETLDVFQHLFSADVPGAFNGPLIQFPSFAFLPRPKRPPLWIGGNGAAATRRVLKYGDGWHPMLPADKLKASVEDLKRRARESGKPEPEIIVRRGLRLDDREKLAIARDRLIAEQEAGATYFILDLGRYPDEKSFGNSIDTFMSKVKI
- a CDS encoding TetR/AcrR family transcriptional regulator, producing the protein MGRPSAKQRKPYDSDAILDVAVRVFRERGYDGSSLENVARAAGITKASIYYHVRSKEELLARGVGRALDALFAVLDEPPAKSGRAAERLKYIVRRTIEITVEQLAEVALLLRVRGNTRVERRVLERRRQFDHLVAEMTAKAQREGDLRGDIDPRLATRLLFGMLNSITEWYRPDGALGAAGIAEAVFRIAFEGLE
- a CDS encoding enoyl-CoA hydratase/isomerase family protein, producing the protein MGVKLSIEGGLAEIVLDRPDKMNALNDAMIAELNSCLERAEAAGVRAMLLRGEGPAFSAGRDLADADEGNEDAEAIIEAQFNPLVKRVAGFPAPTFASVHGACLGAGLGLALACDVVYIADDAKIGSPFARIGAVLDSGGHSFFVSRLGAHRALELIYIGRLISGTEAASLGLVNQSMPREAVLEHTRKIAAQVAQGPTAAFMQSKRIVRRIDEEALGLLAVLKLEAQAQGAAGRTADYKEGFGAFKAKRTPKFQGK
- a CDS encoding S1/P1 nuclease encodes the protein MKRAGAIALAILALLARHAPPALAWDNRTHREITHLAIAHLPPSPLKDFFFANDDRLRQISVEPDSILKHRDGKAEQIRHYINIEYFGSDPFDALVPDLHAMEKKFGAATIKHAGTLPWTIDDLSSVLRDAWSRGDCARVLQTAGYLAHYVGDASQPLHSTILYDGYRRDRGMHARVELAVDDRIDELGAAANRETKLISIDSVWPPTIAEIREANTHVEEFIQADRAARNSGSRSQYDDAFLRREKPLIVSEIARAASLLASIWLFEWQQSHSPVRCKAAAN